A region from the Terriglobales bacterium genome encodes:
- a CDS encoding glycine--tRNA ligase subunit alpha has translation MSNPRQNAPTFQELVFKLQNFFAERGCVLQQPYDVEVGAGTMAPETFLRVLGPKPYNVAYVQPSRRPADGRYGDNPNRLFKHMQLQVILKPPPEDVQELYLDSLKAIGIDLGKHDIKFEEDNWESPTLGAWGIGWQVMLDGLEITQFTYFQQCGGVDLDPISAELTYGLERIAAFLQDVDSIYDIVWSRDPKTGAVMTYGDVRYQEELQFSVYNFEDADVEKTWKHLELYEAECEGMLAAFKEFRSTASRKHDPPLSREEEEHILKLTARYPLLGAFDLCLKCSHLFNILDARGAISVTERVGVIARIRQLAVGVAKAYLDQQAAASEEAKEEEKARAGA, from the coding sequence GTGAGCAATCCACGACAAAACGCGCCCACCTTCCAAGAGCTGGTCTTCAAGCTGCAGAACTTTTTTGCCGAGCGGGGTTGTGTGCTGCAGCAGCCCTACGACGTCGAGGTGGGAGCGGGCACCATGGCGCCCGAGACCTTCCTGCGGGTGCTGGGGCCCAAGCCTTACAACGTGGCCTACGTGCAGCCGTCGCGGCGTCCGGCCGACGGGCGCTACGGGGACAATCCAAACCGGCTATTTAAGCACATGCAGTTACAGGTGATCCTTAAACCTCCGCCTGAGGATGTGCAGGAGCTGTACCTGGACTCGCTGAAGGCCATCGGCATCGACCTAGGCAAGCACGACATCAAGTTCGAGGAGGACAACTGGGAGTCGCCGACGCTGGGCGCGTGGGGCATCGGGTGGCAGGTGATGCTCGACGGGCTGGAGATCACGCAATTCACCTACTTCCAGCAGTGCGGCGGCGTGGACCTGGACCCAATCTCGGCGGAGCTGACTTACGGGCTGGAGCGCATCGCGGCCTTTCTGCAGGACGTGGATTCGATCTACGACATCGTATGGTCCCGCGACCCGAAAACCGGCGCCGTGATGACCTACGGCGACGTGCGCTACCAGGAAGAACTCCAGTTCTCGGTGTACAACTTCGAGGACGCGGACGTGGAGAAAACCTGGAAGCACCTGGAACTGTATGAGGCTGAGTGCGAAGGCATGCTCGCCGCGTTCAAGGAGTTCAGGAGTACCGCATCAAGGAAGCACGACCCGCCTCTCAGCCGTGAGGAAGAAGAGCACATTCTGAAGCTAACAGCTCGATATCCTTTGCTGGGCGCCTTCGACCTGTGCCTGAAGTGCTCGCACCTGTTCAACATCCTGGACGCGCGGGGCGCGATCTCGGTTACCGAGCGGGTGGGCGTGATCGCTCGTATCCGCCAACTGGCGGTGGGAGTGGCCAAGGCGTACCTGGACCAGCAGGCGGCGGCTTCCGAGGAAGCCAAAGAGGAAGAAAAGGCCCGGGCAGGTGCGTAG
- the glyS gene encoding glycine--tRNA ligase subunit beta, translated as MADFLLEIGTEEIPARMIDGAEAELARRVGDLLARERLASAAKVEAYSTPRRLAILARNVASAQADVEEEMTGPAVKVAFQDGQPGPAAHAFAKKVGVEVGKLARVTTPKGEYLAAKVVSPGRSASQVLAEALPKEIGALYWAKNMYWREGKPEHFVRPVRWLVAMLDGEVVPLEFGGVEAGRHSRGHRILGRDVSFPTAAAYAPTLSGAKVVPTRAEREQLIRKALDAATRTIPGGARWREDKALLDTVVNLTEFPSALLGGFDREFLSLPEEVLVTVMRDHQKYFAVEDASGKLAPHFLAVLNTDSDPEGIIRHGNERVLRARFNDARFFWDVDQKIPLKQRVDMLKAVTFQKELGSYYDKSLRVRQLTNHIVEELGSGTEINDPALSEAASLAKTDLTTELVKEFTELQGIVGGRYARAQGLDAASADAIYDQYKPESMEDAVPRTIEGAVLSIADKADSIAGMFALGLQPTGSKDPFALRRQANGIVKILAEHKLPLSVTRLLEQARAAYKGSEAEKKFKDKRYKEDVASFFRERIEFYLREAEGLEYDTVNAVLVAESDDVPDVVSRAKAVSEARKAEDFEHIAAAFKRVKNILRQAEEKKFAVATKLEPARMQDETAFKLVGESVAIGAAVE; from the coding sequence ATGGCGGACTTCCTCCTCGAGATCGGTACGGAAGAGATTCCGGCGCGGATGATCGACGGCGCCGAGGCCGAGCTGGCGCGCCGCGTGGGCGACTTGCTGGCCCGGGAGCGGCTGGCGTCCGCAGCCAAGGTCGAAGCCTACTCGACGCCGCGGCGTCTTGCCATCCTGGCGCGGAACGTGGCGTCGGCGCAGGCCGATGTCGAGGAGGAAATGACGGGGCCGGCGGTGAAAGTCGCCTTCCAAGACGGGCAGCCGGGGCCGGCGGCCCATGCGTTCGCCAAGAAGGTCGGCGTGGAAGTCGGCAAGCTGGCGCGCGTCACCACGCCCAAGGGCGAGTACCTGGCGGCGAAGGTCGTCAGCCCGGGACGCAGCGCGTCCCAAGTCCTGGCAGAAGCGCTGCCGAAAGAGATCGGGGCGCTCTACTGGGCCAAGAATATGTACTGGCGGGAAGGGAAGCCGGAGCACTTCGTGCGCCCGGTGCGCTGGCTGGTGGCGATGCTGGATGGCGAGGTAGTGCCGCTTGAGTTCGGCGGGGTCGAGGCCGGGCGGCATTCGCGCGGGCATCGCATCCTGGGCAGGGACGTGAGCTTCCCGACCGCCGCTGCCTACGCACCCACGTTGTCCGGCGCCAAGGTGGTGCCGACGCGCGCGGAGCGCGAGCAGCTGATCCGCAAGGCGCTGGATGCGGCCACCCGCACCATCCCCGGCGGGGCGCGCTGGCGCGAAGATAAAGCGCTGCTCGATACGGTGGTCAATCTCACCGAATTCCCGTCGGCCCTGCTGGGCGGCTTCGACCGCGAGTTCCTGAGCCTGCCGGAAGAGGTGCTGGTCACGGTGATGCGCGACCACCAGAAGTACTTCGCGGTCGAGGACGCGAGCGGCAAACTGGCGCCGCACTTCCTGGCGGTGCTGAACACCGACAGCGACCCCGAGGGTATCATCCGGCACGGCAACGAGCGGGTGCTGCGGGCCCGGTTCAACGACGCGCGTTTCTTCTGGGACGTGGACCAAAAGATCCCGCTCAAGCAGCGCGTGGACATGCTGAAGGCCGTCACCTTCCAGAAGGAGCTGGGTAGCTATTACGACAAGTCGCTGCGGGTGCGGCAGCTGACCAACCACATCGTCGAGGAGCTCGGCAGCGGGACCGAGATCAATGACCCGGCGCTGAGCGAGGCGGCCTCGCTGGCCAAGACCGACCTGACGACCGAGCTGGTCAAGGAGTTCACCGAGCTGCAGGGGATAGTCGGCGGGCGGTATGCGCGGGCGCAGGGCTTGGACGCGGCGAGTGCGGACGCCATCTACGACCAGTACAAGCCAGAGTCCATGGAAGACGCAGTGCCGCGCACCATCGAGGGCGCGGTGCTGTCGATCGCCGACAAGGCGGACTCGATCGCCGGGATGTTCGCGCTGGGGCTGCAACCCACCGGCTCCAAAGACCCATTCGCGCTGCGGCGGCAGGCCAACGGGATCGTGAAGATTCTGGCGGAGCATAAGCTGCCGTTGAGCGTGACGAGGCTCCTGGAGCAGGCGCGGGCGGCGTACAAGGGCTCCGAGGCCGAGAAGAAGTTCAAGGACAAGAGGTACAAGGAAGATGTCGCGAGTTTCTTCCGCGAGCGGATCGAGTTCTACCTGCGCGAGGCGGAGGGACTCGAATACGACACGGTGAATGCGGTGCTGGTCGCGGAAAGCGATGACGTGCCGGATGTCGTGTCGAGGGCAAAGGCGGTGTCGGAGGCGCGCAAGGCCGAAGATTTCGAGCACATCGCGGCGGCGTTCAAGCGGGTGAAGAACATCCTGCGGCAGGCGGAAGAGAAGAAGTTTGCGGTCGCCACGAAGCTGGAGCCGGCGCGCATGCAGGACGAGACGGCATTCAAGCTGGTGGGCGAGAGCGTCGCGATCGGAGCGGCGGTCGAGC